The following coding sequences lie in one Gadus morhua chromosome 20, gadMor3.0, whole genome shotgun sequence genomic window:
- the ccdc93 gene encoding coiled-coil domain-containing protein 93 isoform X1, translating to MLRSCDPLHPSNMAATSVFQRARTGSKIGVQYDQEGNLIQVETREDEEQNIKLSEILELLLAAGYFRARIKGLSPFDKVVGGMTWCITTCNFDIDVDLLFQENSTIGQKIALTENIVSVLPKMKCPHRLEPHQIQGLDFIHIFPVIQWLVKRAIETREEMGDSIRAYSIAQFHKTHSYPEDEDFLQKKGRAVKAVLDISEVYKPRRKYKRQVEAGELLDEESRVHSTLLEYGRISENLLRYGFSKHSKQDKAEDRKASLAAGTQATPPGMTETSEEEELEAAEELRIKTLMTNMAAMATGEGTLTASAVGQIVGLQSEEIKQIASEYAEKQSGLSSEERSERFGPLQQHRRLLASLNKQIQQKTKQLEELQAKHDELQEGGEEAKTKLAEATEHTERLDSELQALQQLEGQADSSLLDQLRALVSMNERLKNQEHEFRTHCREEMSRLQQNIEDLKLASGEDTEEKMERNQLIDKQYNLDREKLQKIRLLMARRNREIAILQRKMDEVPSRAELTQYQKRFIELYSQVSATHKETKQFFTLYNTLDDKKVYLEKEVNLLNSIHDNFQQAMSSSSAKEQFLRQMEQIVEGIKQNRIKMEKKKQENKMRRDQLNDDHLELLDKQRLYFKTVKDFKEECRKNEMLLSKLRATGTS from the exons ATGCTCAGGTCATGTGACCCTCTGCATCcatccaacatggcggccacgTCTGTTTTCCAGAGAGCGAGAACAGGCTCTAAAATAGGAGTTCAGTACGACCAGGAAGGCAACCTCATTCAG GTGGAGACCAGAGAGGACGAAGAGCAGAATATCAAGTTGTCTGAGATCCTTGAGCTCCTGTTGGCAGCTGGATACTTCAGGGCCCGTATTAAGGGCCTTTCCCCGTTTGACAAG GTGGTTGGAGGGATGACCTGGTGTATCACAACATGTAACTTTGATATCGACGTAGATCTACTGTTCCAGGAGAACTCCACCATTGGCCAGAAAAT TGCTCTCACAGAGAACATAGTTTCTGTTCTGCCCAAGATGAAGTGTCCACACCGACTGGAGCCCCATCAAATCCAGGGCTTGGATTTCATCCACATTTTCCCAGTGATTCAG TGGTTAGTGAAGAGAGCTATAGAGAccagggaggagatgggggactCCATCCGAGCCTATTCCATAGCTCAGTTCCACAAGACCCACAGCTACCCAGAG GATGAAGACTTTCTCCAGAAGAAGGGCAGAGCAGTGAAAGCTGTCCTTGACATTTCA GAAGTGTACAAACCAAGGAGGAAGTACAAGAGACAAGTGGAGGCTGGAGAGCTGCTGGATGAGGAGTCGCGCGTTCACTCCACCCTGCTGGAATACGGccg AATATCAGAGAACCTGCT ACGATATGGCTTCAGCAAGCATTCCAAACAAGACAAA GCTGAAGACCGGAAGGCCTCATTGGCTGCCGGtacacaggccacgccccctggcaTGACAGAGacatcagaggaggaggaactggaggcagcagaggag CTTCGCATCAAAACTTTGATGACCAACATGGCTGCCATGGCGACCGGGGAG GGGACGTTGACTGCGAGTGCTGTGGGTCAGATCGTAGGACTGCAGTCAGAGGAAATCAAACAGATCGCTTCCGAGTACGCAGAGAAG CAGTCAGGGCTGTCGTCGGAGGAGCGCTCGGAGCGCTTCGGCCCGCTGCAGCAGCACCGCAGGCTGCTGGCCTCCCTCAACAAACAGATCCAGCAGAAGACCAAGCAGCTGGAGGAG ctTCAAGCTAAACATGACGAGCTGCAGGAAGGCGGGGAAGAGGCCAAGACCAAACTGGCAGAG GCCACAGAGCACACAGAGCGTCTGGACAGCGAGCTGCAGGCgctgcagcagctggagggTCAGGCGGACAGCAG CCTGCTGGACCAGCTCAGGGCCCTGGTGTCGATGAACGAGCGCCTGAAGAACCAGGAACACGAGTTCCGCACACACTGCAGA GAGGAAATGTCTCGCCTGCAGCAGAACATTGAGGACCTGAAGCTGGCGTCAGGAGAGGACACGGAAGAGAAGATG GAGAGGAACCAGCTGATTGATAAACAGTATAACTTAGACCGCGAGAAGCTGCAGAAGATCAGACTACTGATG GCCCGGAGGAACCGGGAGATCGCCATCCTGCAGAGGAAGATGGATGAGGTGCCGAGCCGGGCGGAGCTGACGCAGTACCAGAAGAGGTTCATAGAGCTGTACAGCCAAG TCTCTGCAACCCATAAAGAGACAAAGCAGTTCTTCACGCTGTACAACACGCTGGATGACAAGAAGGTGtacctggagaaggag GTGAATCTGCTGAACTCAATTCATGACAACTTCCAGCA GGCCATGTCCTCCTCCAGCGCTAAGGAGCAGTTCCTCAGACAGATGGAGCAGATAGTGGAGGGAATCAAGCAGAACCGCATCAAG atggagaagaagaagcaggagAACAAGATGCGGCGCGACCAGCTGAACGATGACCACCTGGAGCTACTGGACAAACAAAGACTCTACTTCAAGACCGTCAAGGACTTCAAGGAG GAGTGTCGCAAGAACGAGATGCTGTTGTCCAAGCTTAGAGCTACAGGAACCTCCTAG
- the si:dkey-251i10.3 gene encoding U3 small nucleolar RNA-associated protein 14 homolog A produces the protein MAKILKKNKVSTKGTKKTLNKNTGTEKTPEKSSSAKRRERKRKTVGKLKGTLKTTKKSPIEKLDLDNVDEDELLNEGEEIIPSEDEGGSDDDRKHQKLLEAISALGGKKKRRLAERSEATIQISEFSVDAKGEGEKINLSDLIQTIAKTPAVSAQTKSHLKKLKLEEKTVDSPLTKPETERIQRNVAFQKSSEEVSRWQSIVKQNLKAEQLVFPLNQEAPGPKPLEQVVCGWKARTPLEQEIFRLLSVNKQPINDPVLTPIEEESLKAMSLEDAKIRRAELQKARALQSYYEAKARRERSIKSKKYHKVQNKAKRKEFVKKFDEMLKSDPVSALEELQKLELGRMKERMSLKHQNSGKWAKSKAIMAKYDDGARKAMQQQLEVNKDLTQKLATTLSDEEGEDDGETSEPDMLPDFVNEVEPGQDPANPWMRGQLSKDPVDLTEPSVPETAAAVLISEDEEEGPEETEEEGLLRGFAERRKQRQEQEAENEAAKNQDMEVMTEENKAGAEKAVASHDAADADIADDDEEEEEELSKFTNLFQELKDSRMEAEASAMVAEVSEPECAQLQQAMFRIKSLEDMDLLDQEEQADPAEPNAEAPQPAPLESKGADKKRKRKRGIDLAEVLTKEATVINVPLAPTAVEGAEGAAHGQEEQRDVIKEAFAGDDVISDFLKDKRREEEAGRPKVVDLTLPGWGEWGGQGLQPSKKKRRRFRLKTAPPPPRKDGGLASVIISEKRDSSVSMHQVGALPHPFLLPEQFEVTMRAPVGATWNTRQAVKKITMPKIVTKVGAIIQPMSRDDLLKHSRKQEEEGTAGEPKKRKAPQRKRSQKRHKKTKN, from the coding sequence ATGGCTAAGATATTGAAGAAGAATAAAGTGAGTACGAAAGGTACCAAGAAGACACTCAACAAAAACACAGGTACTGAGAAGACCCCGGAAAAAAGTTCATCTGCTAAaagaagagaaaggaaaaggaaaactgTTGGAAAACTCAAAGGCACcctaaagactaccaaaaaatCTCCGATAGAAAAACTTGACTTGGATAATGTCGACGAGGATGAATTGCTCAACGAAGGAGAAGAGATCATCCCAAGTGAAGACGAAGGCGGTAGCGATGATGACAGAAAGCATCAAAAGTTGCTGGAAGCCATCAGCGCACTGGGAGGTAAGAAGAAGAGAAGACTTGCAGAGAGATCTGAAGCAACTATTCAGATCTCTGAGTTCTCTGTCGATGCAAAAGGCGAGGGGGAGAAAATCAACTTGTCCGACCTGATTCAGACCATTGCAAAAACTCCGGCGGTCTCTGCCCAGACAAAATCACACTTAAAGAAACTTAAACTTGAAGAAAAAACGGTAGATTCCCCTCTGACCAAGCCGGAGACGGAAAGAATTCAGAGAAACGTCGCCTTTCAGAAATCTTCCGAGGAGGTATCTCGTTGGCAGAGCATTGTAAAACAGAACCTAAAGGCAGAACAGCTGGTGTTCCCGCTGAACCAGGAAGCCCCGGGTCCCAAACCCTTAGAGCAGGTCGTGTGTGGATGGAAAGCCAGAACCCCACTTGAGCAGGAAATCTTCCGCCTGCTGTCCGTCAACAAGCAGCCTATCAACGACCCCGTGCTGACCCCCATAGAGGAGGAATCCCTCAAAGCCATGAGCCTCGAGGACGCCAAGATCCGGCGTGCTGAGCTGCAGAAGGCCAGAGCGCTGCAGTCATATTATGAGGCCAAGGCCCGGCGGGAGCGGAGCATCAAGAGCAAGAAGTACCACAAGGTGCAAAACAAAGCCAAACGTAAAGAATTTGTCAAAAAGTTTGACGAGATGTTGAAGTCTGACCCCGTGAGCgccctggaggagctgcagaAGCTGGAGCTTGGCAGGATGAAGGAGAGGATGTCCCTCAAGCACCAGAACAGCGGCAAGTGGGCCAAGTCTAAGGCCATCATGGCCAAGTACGACGACGGGGCCCGCAAGGccatgcagcagcagctggaggtCAACAAGGACCTGACCCAGAAGCTGGCCACCACGCTCAGcgacgaggagggagaggacgaCGGGGAGACGTCGGAGCCAGACATGCTGCCTGACTTCGTCAACGAGGTGGAGCCGGGCCAGGACCCCGCCAACCCCTGGATGAGAGGCCAGCTCTCCAAGGACCCGGTCGACCTCACAGAGCCCAGTGTGCCGGAGACCGCAGCCGCTGTCCTCATatctgaggatgaggaggaaggcccggaggagacggaggaggaaggGCTACTCAGAGGGTTTGCAGAGAGGCGCAAGCAGCGGCAGGAGCAAGAGGCGGAGAACGAAGCAGCGAAGAACCAAGACATGGAGGTGATGACGGAGGAGAACAAGGCTGGAGCTGAGAAGGCTGTAGCATCGCATGATGCTGCTGATGCTGATATAGCTGAtgatgacgaggaggaggaggaggagctgtcaAAATTCACAAACCTGTTCCAGGAACTCAAGGACAGCCGCATGGAAGCGGAAGCTTCAGCCATGGTGGCTGAGGTGAGTGAACCCGAGTGCGCTCAGCTGCAGCAGGCCATGTTCAGAATCAAGAGCCTGGAAGACATGGATCTTCTGGACCAGGAAGAACAAGCAGATCCGGCTGAGCCCAACGCTGAGGCGCCTCAGCCGGCCCCTCTGGAGAGCAAGGGTGCGgacaagaagaggaagaggaagcgagGAATAGACCTCGCCGAGGTCCTCACCAAGGAGGCCACGGTCATCAACGTCCCACTGGCCCCGACGGCCGTGGAGGGCGCGGAGGGAGCCGCCCACGgtcaggaggagcagagagacgtCATCAAGGAGGCCTTCGCTGGGGACGACGTCATCTCTGACTTTCTGAAGGACAAGCGGCGAGAGGAGGAAGCTGGGAGACCCAAGGTGGTGGACCTGACCCTGCCCGgctggggggagtgggggggccAGGGGCTCCAGCCCTCAAAAAAGAAGCGCCGGAGGTTCCGGCTAAAGACAGCACCGCCGCCCCCCAGGAAGGACGGCGGCCTGGCCAGCGTGATCATCTCGGAGAAGCGGGACAGCTCAGTCAGCATGCACCAGGTTGGCGCGCTGCCGcaccccttcctgctcccggAGCAGTTCGAGGTCACCATGCGCGCCCCCGTCGGGGCCACCTGGAACACCAGGCAGGCGGTCAAGAAGATCACCATGCCCAAGATCGTCACCAAGGTGGGCGCCATCATCCAGCCAATGAGCCGGGACGACCTGCTGAAGCACAGcaggaagcaggaggaggaggggaccgCCGGAGAGCCGAAGAAGAGAAAAGCACCTCAGAGGAAACGATCGCAGAAACGCCATAAAAAGACTAAGAATTAA
- the LOC115532730 gene encoding fibroblast growth factor 4A-like → MEDSSFSKLVLLLTLCVLLERTEALPFGGGAEDHNSRIRGLWRLQMKETKSKEKAAPSHPNMRAGRKQLLYCRVGIGYHLEIPPSGPVRGVHIPTKHCYLRVFAMKHGVVGIRGVTAGLYLCMKADGVVYSSESFSDDCLFKENLEENFYTTYSSLSHPGLYLALSNKGEVKRGTSVSRHQARTHFLPRRAP, encoded by the exons ATGGAGGATTCTAGCTTCTCTAAGCTTGTGCTGCTgctgacattgtgtgtgttgcttgagAGGACGGAGGCATTACCATTTGGCGGGGGGGCTGAGGATCACAACAGTCGCATCAGAGGTCTTTGGAGGCTGCAGATGAAGGAGACCAAGTCCAAAGAAAAGG CCGCACCTTCTCACCCAAACATGAGAGCGGGCAGGAAGCAGTTGCTGTACTGCCGCGTGGGGATTGGCTATCACCTGGAGATCCCACCCAGCGGCCCAGTGAGGGGGGTCCACATCCCAACCAAACACT GTTACCTGAGGGTGTTTGCCATGAAGCATGGTGTGGTGGGCATCAGAGGAGTGACCGCTGGCCTGTACCTCTGCATGAAGGCCGACGGAGTCGTCTACAGCTCT GAGTCCTTCTCCGATGACTGTCTCTTCAAAGAGAATCTGGAGGAGAATTTCTACACCACCTACTCGTCCCTGTCCCACCCTGGCCTGTACCTCGCCCTGTCCAACAAGGGGGAGGTCAAGAGAGGGACCAGTGTGTCCCGCCACCAAGCCCGCACGCACTTCCTGCCCCGCAGAGCGCCCTGA
- the ccdc93 gene encoding coiled-coil domain-containing protein 93 isoform X2, whose amino-acid sequence MLRSCDPLHPSNMAATSVFQRARTGSKIGVQYDQEGNLIQVETREDEEQNIKLSEILELLLAAGYFRARIKGLSPFDKVVGGMTWCITTCNFDIDVDLLFQENSTIGQKIALTENIVSVLPKMKCPHRLEPHQIQGLDFIHIFPVIQWLVKRAIETREEMGDSIRAYSIAQFHKTHSYPEDEDFLQKKGRAVKAVLDISEVYKPRRKYKRQVEAGELLDEESRVHSTLLEYGRRYGFSKHSKQDKAEDRKASLAAGTQATPPGMTETSEEEELEAAEELRIKTLMTNMAAMATGEGTLTASAVGQIVGLQSEEIKQIASEYAEKQSGLSSEERSERFGPLQQHRRLLASLNKQIQQKTKQLEELQAKHDELQEGGEEAKTKLAEATEHTERLDSELQALQQLEGQADSSLLDQLRALVSMNERLKNQEHEFRTHCREEMSRLQQNIEDLKLASGEDTEEKMERNQLIDKQYNLDREKLQKIRLLMARRNREIAILQRKMDEVPSRAELTQYQKRFIELYSQVSATHKETKQFFTLYNTLDDKKVYLEKEVNLLNSIHDNFQQAMSSSSAKEQFLRQMEQIVEGIKQNRIKMEKKKQENKMRRDQLNDDHLELLDKQRLYFKTVKDFKEECRKNEMLLSKLRATGTS is encoded by the exons ATGCTCAGGTCATGTGACCCTCTGCATCcatccaacatggcggccacgTCTGTTTTCCAGAGAGCGAGAACAGGCTCTAAAATAGGAGTTCAGTACGACCAGGAAGGCAACCTCATTCAG GTGGAGACCAGAGAGGACGAAGAGCAGAATATCAAGTTGTCTGAGATCCTTGAGCTCCTGTTGGCAGCTGGATACTTCAGGGCCCGTATTAAGGGCCTTTCCCCGTTTGACAAG GTGGTTGGAGGGATGACCTGGTGTATCACAACATGTAACTTTGATATCGACGTAGATCTACTGTTCCAGGAGAACTCCACCATTGGCCAGAAAAT TGCTCTCACAGAGAACATAGTTTCTGTTCTGCCCAAGATGAAGTGTCCACACCGACTGGAGCCCCATCAAATCCAGGGCTTGGATTTCATCCACATTTTCCCAGTGATTCAG TGGTTAGTGAAGAGAGCTATAGAGAccagggaggagatgggggactCCATCCGAGCCTATTCCATAGCTCAGTTCCACAAGACCCACAGCTACCCAGAG GATGAAGACTTTCTCCAGAAGAAGGGCAGAGCAGTGAAAGCTGTCCTTGACATTTCA GAAGTGTACAAACCAAGGAGGAAGTACAAGAGACAAGTGGAGGCTGGAGAGCTGCTGGATGAGGAGTCGCGCGTTCACTCCACCCTGCTGGAATACGGccg ACGATATGGCTTCAGCAAGCATTCCAAACAAGACAAA GCTGAAGACCGGAAGGCCTCATTGGCTGCCGGtacacaggccacgccccctggcaTGACAGAGacatcagaggaggaggaactggaggcagcagaggag CTTCGCATCAAAACTTTGATGACCAACATGGCTGCCATGGCGACCGGGGAG GGGACGTTGACTGCGAGTGCTGTGGGTCAGATCGTAGGACTGCAGTCAGAGGAAATCAAACAGATCGCTTCCGAGTACGCAGAGAAG CAGTCAGGGCTGTCGTCGGAGGAGCGCTCGGAGCGCTTCGGCCCGCTGCAGCAGCACCGCAGGCTGCTGGCCTCCCTCAACAAACAGATCCAGCAGAAGACCAAGCAGCTGGAGGAG ctTCAAGCTAAACATGACGAGCTGCAGGAAGGCGGGGAAGAGGCCAAGACCAAACTGGCAGAG GCCACAGAGCACACAGAGCGTCTGGACAGCGAGCTGCAGGCgctgcagcagctggagggTCAGGCGGACAGCAG CCTGCTGGACCAGCTCAGGGCCCTGGTGTCGATGAACGAGCGCCTGAAGAACCAGGAACACGAGTTCCGCACACACTGCAGA GAGGAAATGTCTCGCCTGCAGCAGAACATTGAGGACCTGAAGCTGGCGTCAGGAGAGGACACGGAAGAGAAGATG GAGAGGAACCAGCTGATTGATAAACAGTATAACTTAGACCGCGAGAAGCTGCAGAAGATCAGACTACTGATG GCCCGGAGGAACCGGGAGATCGCCATCCTGCAGAGGAAGATGGATGAGGTGCCGAGCCGGGCGGAGCTGACGCAGTACCAGAAGAGGTTCATAGAGCTGTACAGCCAAG TCTCTGCAACCCATAAAGAGACAAAGCAGTTCTTCACGCTGTACAACACGCTGGATGACAAGAAGGTGtacctggagaaggag GTGAATCTGCTGAACTCAATTCATGACAACTTCCAGCA GGCCATGTCCTCCTCCAGCGCTAAGGAGCAGTTCCTCAGACAGATGGAGCAGATAGTGGAGGGAATCAAGCAGAACCGCATCAAG atggagaagaagaagcaggagAACAAGATGCGGCGCGACCAGCTGAACGATGACCACCTGGAGCTACTGGACAAACAAAGACTCTACTTCAAGACCGTCAAGGACTTCAAGGAG GAGTGTCGCAAGAACGAGATGCTGTTGTCCAAGCTTAGAGCTACAGGAACCTCCTAG